Genomic DNA from Sulfuricaulis sp.:
GTGCGCGATCCACTGGCGGTAAGGATGCAATCAGGTGATTTACCACGGGTGGTTTTTGGGTAGACGACACTTGCTTTCTCCTGTTGCAGGTTTATTCAGTGTTGCCGGTGAAATTCTCAACTACTGAGGGTGTGACGGGTGAAAGTGACAACAGCAACTTGATGCAGGTATTCCTTGCATTGACCGTGAACCAGGCCCGCAGCACCGATGGCTAACGGTCAGAATGAGGGTACTGCAGTTGGGGGCCGCGGGTCGGTGCGCTGGGGCACAAAAGGAATTCAGTTGGGTTTTACGGTGGTTTTACGGGTCGGACCAGCGTAACGCTCTGATCTGACATGGTTTTACGGGTCGGACCAGCGTAACGCTCTGATCTGACATATAAAACCCGATTTATTTAGGCTTCAAAATAGCTTAAACAGGCTATTTGCCTATCAAAAACCAGGCCTTAAGAAGAATTGAGAATAGTGCATTGGAGGCGGAGAGGTGATTAGAGATAGGGTTTTTAGGTCTGAATAGTGCCTTTAAGCAATATTTAACGTTTCAGGGCGGATATTATCTTTTTTATATCAACAGGTTACGTTGGTCCGACCCCAGATAGTTGCAGATAGCAGCAGCAGGTTACGTTGGTCCGACCCCAGATAGTTGGTACCCAGATAGTCCTTGGTCCGACCCCAGATAGCGATCAAGGGATGCAATGCAAGGCAAAGTCGGGCGAGGAAGCGCAGTTTACACGCTGGCAAATGAGCATTCCGAACCAGGTTTTAACACCGTAATGCGCTCAGCGCTTTGTGACAGTAGGATCAGGGCGTGACGGTGATCGTCACGGTGTCCGAGTAGACCCCCATCCCAACATCCTGGCCTGCGGGAATTCTGCCAAAAATCGTCGTGGATATTTCAGCCGACCCCTTGTTCGGAACGGCGATCGTCTGGACGAAGGTGTCAATACCGGCGGTGTTTCCCCACACTGAAGTTCGCGCCGCGTCCCGGAACAGGTTATAGCCGAGGAAATCGGCGCCGTTAAGCGTCTGCATCCTGCGGTTCACGACCGAGCCGCTGGTTGCGCTCGGCCCTATCGCAATGGAAACCGTGGACTTCTGCGGACCGCCGGAGCGGCTGCACGTAACCACCAGGGTGCCGCTCGTGTCGAGGCTGACGGGGCTGAACACGTCATAGCCGCCGAATGCCACGTTCCCGACCGCCAGGGAGCAGGTGGTGGCGCAAATGCCCGCGCCGGGAACCAGACACAGCGCCAGCAGCGCGACCGCTTTATTTCGCAAACTCGCAAACATGCAATTCTCCCAGTTCGATCAGCATTTCCTGCGAATCCGGCACCGACAGATCGAATTCGCAATGCCTCCCATCATAGTCGAAGCGGGCGCGGTAGGATCCCGGTTTCAGGTTTTCCAGATAGAGCTCGCCGCCTTTGCCGGTCGGAAAGATTTCGGCCTTGCCGTTCACCGTCACGCTCAGGTCGAGGTACTCGGCCGGCCGCGATTCCGCGCCCACCCTCACGCGCAGATAACCGGTCAGCACCTGCATCCGGCTCACCTCGAAGCGAATCAGGGAACCACTGCGCAGCGGCGGCGAGACGTTTATTTCTTTCTCCCCGATCAGGTATTCGATGGGGATGTCCCGATCGTCGATCGCCACGCGGTTGGCTTGGTACGAGCCGAGATTGGACAGGAATATCCGGCCTTGCGCATCGGTGCGGCCGATCTCCTGCGCGCTGTGGTAGACCCGGACCCCCGGCAGCTTGCCCACCTCGACGATACCGAAGCTGTCGGTCACCGGGCGCAAGAAGGCGACCGTGCCCGCCACGTAGGCGATGCCTCCGCCTATCCCCAGTCGGTAGGCTTGCCGCGAGCCTCCCCCGGCCATGCGCTCCGTGCGTATGTCGGCCGAATAGATGCCGTGGGGGCCATTGTACTGAAGCGAGGGGGCGAGGCTTTGGATTTCTCCCGCCCCGGCTGCTGTGCGATCGCCGGTGATGTGGTAGCCCAGCCCTTCGCCGGTGGGGGTGGTGTTGCCGATCTGGAAGGAATCGCTGGTGGTTCCTCCCCGCCGCTCATGCGAAAAATGCGCCGTGAAATCGCGGTCGGGGCTGTAGGTGAGCGCCACGAAAAAATTGGTCGAGGGTGATGTGCCCGTAACCCGGCCGACCGAGGCCAGCAAGTTCACGGAGCGGGACAGCGTTTTCGAGTAGCCGACGGAGACGGAACGCTGGTCGGCGCCCTGGTACTGCTTGAGGTTGCGATAGTCGATGCTGAAGTTGCCGATAGCGGCGACCTCATAGCCGGCGCTGGCACTGATTTCCGACTGGAGGCGGTCGGCGGTGGCCGGCTGGCCGAGGGTTTCGTATTCCCGTGAATGGTGCCGCAGCGCGAACTGGGTATTGAGGCTGCGCGCCTGAAAGGCGTAGCGGGCCACGCCGGCCCAGCCAGATCCGCCCGGGTTGCTGCCGAACGAAAGCGCAGCCGAGGCGACGCCCCAGCGGTCGGAGCGCAACACCCCGAGCGGCCCGAAATTGAAGCGCCCCTGCTCGGCCTCACCGCGCGCGCCCAGAGTCAGTGCGTCGTTCACGCCGTAGCGGTGGAAGGCGGAGAGCGCCCAGCCGCCGTACTGGTTGCTGAGCACGCCCAGTTGCTGGCGCTGCAAACCGGCGTTGTAGCTGTATTCGTGCAGCCCCGCCCGGAGGCTCTGGTCGGTGAAGTAATACGGGTACTCCAGGCGCTGCTCGCGCCCGAAACGGTCGCGCAGCACCATCGCCACCTCGCGCTGCCCGCCGTAGTAGTTGAGGTTCTTCAGTTCGAACTGGCCCGGCGGCAGCTTCTCGGTGCGAATGCGCACGTCGTCGATGAAAATTTCCGCCTCGGCCGGCGCGGTGACCGCGGCGGTGAAGCCCGCCATCGGTTGTCTGATGAAATACGGATCGATCTGGAAGGATTTGGAAAAACTCACGCCGCCCAGATTCAGCCCGCCGCCGAGATCGCCCGAGGAGGCCGCGAAATCTCCCATGATCAGGCGTTGCATCGTTTCCCGGTTGTCGCGGGTGAGGCTGGTGCCGTAGCGCACATCCTGGCGCTGGTTGCCGCTGTGGCTATGGGTGGATTCGGAACGGAACAGGAAATCGCCGATGCGGACGCCGAGTTCCGTCCCCAGCATCAGCGTTGCGGCGCCGCCGACATTGTCGCCGGACTGGAGTGCGCGGTAGTTGAAGAAGGCGCTGTTGTCGCGGGGCTGGACGACCCGCTGCGGGTGGTCCGGAAGCAGGTCGAGCACATTTTTCGACAGCAGTTCCGCTGGCAACGCCACGGCCAGCGTGAGCTGGCCCTCGTCGAAGCGGATTTCCGTCGCCCGCAGCGCATGCAGCGAGAAGAAACTCTCGCCGTCCACCGCGAGTGTTTTTCCGTAGGGCGGCTGCACCTCCATGGTCTTGAGATCCTCCTCGCGCACCCAATAGTCTCCGTCTCCTGTGGCAACAACGACAAACGCACCCTTCGTTACCCCGTTCAGGGTGATCTCGACGATGAAGGGCTCCGTAGCCAAAACCGATTCCCGGCAATGCGCCGCACCCGCAGCGAGCGCGAGCAGCAGGCCGCAAGCCAGCGCGGCAACTGTTTTGCGCCAGCCCCCCCCCCCCGCGCCCCGCGGCTCGCCCGCTAAAGAGCGCACATGGCGGCGGTAACGTCCAATGCGCCCTTGAGCTCGAACTCATCCGTTTTTGCCGTGACATCGATACGCTTGAGTTCCCCACATGTCTCCTGCAGCACGGGGATGGCGTGCTCGCGCACGGCGCCCGCCAGCAAATACCAGCCCGGCACCTCCTTGGAGTAGGCGTCACCGGACGCGGCCGTGATGGTGTTGATGACGAAGTGCGCATTGCCCGTGTTACGCACGGTCACGCGCAGCACGCCCTGCGCCATTTCGATTTTTTCGATTTCACCGCGCGCTTCCACCTTCATCGGCTTGAGGAAGATGGGCACCCCGAAGCGCACCCTGATCGCCACGCGCGCTCC
This window encodes:
- a CDS encoding spore coat U domain-containing protein; amino-acid sequence: MFASLRNKAVALLALCLVPGAGICATTCSLAVGNVAFGGYDVFSPVSLDTSGTLVVTCSRSGGPQKSTVSIAIGPSATSGSVVNRRMQTLNGADFLGYNLFRDAARTSVWGNTAGIDTFVQTIAVPNKGSAEISTTIFGRIPAGQDVGMGVYSDTVTITVTP
- a CDS encoding fimbria/pilus outer membrane usher protein, with the protein product MATEPFIVEITLNGVTKGAFVVVATGDGDYWVREEDLKTMEVQPPYGKTLAVDGESFFSLHALRATEIRFDEGQLTLAVALPAELLSKNVLDLLPDHPQRVVQPRDNSAFFNYRALQSGDNVGGAATLMLGTELGVRIGDFLFRSESTHSHSGNQRQDVRYGTSLTRDNRETMQRLIMGDFAASSGDLGGGLNLGGVSFSKSFQIDPYFIRQPMAGFTAAVTAPAEAEIFIDDVRIRTEKLPPGQFELKNLNYYGGQREVAMVLRDRFGREQRLEYPYYFTDQSLRAGLHEYSYNAGLQRQQLGVLSNQYGGWALSAFHRYGVNDALTLGARGEAEQGRFNFGPLGVLRSDRWGVASAALSFGSNPGGSGWAGVARYAFQARSLNTQFALRHHSREYETLGQPATADRLQSEISASAGYEVAAIGNFSIDYRNLKQYQGADQRSVSVGYSKTLSRSVNLLASVGRVTGTSPSTNFFVALTYSPDRDFTAHFSHERRGGTTSDSFQIGNTTPTGEGLGYHITGDRTAAGAGEIQSLAPSLQYNGPHGIYSADIRTERMAGGGSRQAYRLGIGGGIAYVAGTVAFLRPVTDSFGIVEVGKLPGVRVYHSAQEIGRTDAQGRIFLSNLGSYQANRVAIDDRDIPIEYLIGEKEINVSPPLRSGSLIRFEVSRMQVLTGYLRVRVGAESRPAEYLDLSVTVNGKAEIFPTGKGGELYLENLKPGSYRARFDYDGRHCEFDLSVPDSQEMLIELGELHVCEFAK